A genome region from Apium graveolens cultivar Ventura unplaced genomic scaffold, ASM990537v1 ctg733, whole genome shotgun sequence includes the following:
- the LOC141704036 gene encoding shaggy-related protein kinase kappa has protein sequence MASIGHRKVGSSRTVNGFNESSSSVDWLGREMLEMRLRDKDKVDHDDERDSEPELVNGVGAEAGHVIRTTIGGRNGQSRQAISYIAEHVVGTGSFGVVCQAKCRETGEILAIKKVLQDKRYKNRELQIMQMLDHPNIVALKHSFFSTTDKEEVYLNLVLEFVPETVNRMARQYSRLNQRMPLIYVKLYTYQICRALAYIHNCIGICHRDIKPQNLLVNPHTHQLKLCDFGSAKVLVKGEPNVSYICSRYYRAPELIFGATEYTTAIDIWSTGCVMAELLLGQPLFPGESGVDQLVEIIKVLGTPTREEIKCMNPNYTEFKFPQIKPHPWHKVFQKHLPPEAVDLVCRFFQYSPNLRCTALEACIHPFFDELRDPNTRLPNGRPLPPLFNFKAPELAGIPAEILRRLIPDHARKQNSFMALHA, from the exons ATGGCAAGCATAGGACATAGGAAAGTAGGCAGTTCGAGAACTGTTAATGGCTTTAATGAGTCATCTAGTTCAGTTGACTGGCTGGGGAGGGAAATGCTTGAGATGAGATTAAGGGACAAAGACAAGGTGGACCATGATGACGAGAGA GACAGTGAACCAGAGTTAGTCAATGGTGTGGGAGCTGAAGCAGGACATGTGATAAGAACTACTATTGGTGGTCGAAATGGTCAATCTAGGCAG GCTATCAGTTACATAGCGGAGCATGTAGTTGGAACGGGCTCCTTTGGTGTAGTTTGCcaa GCAAAGTGCAGAGAGACTGGTGAGATCCTTGCTATCAAAAAGGTTCTTCAAGACAAGCGCTACAAGAATAGGGAGTTGCAAATTATGCAAATGTTGGACCACCCAAATATTGTCGCTCTTAAACATTCTTTTTTCTCAACAACAGACAAAGAAGAAGTGTACCTTAATCTGGTCCTCGAGTTCGTTCCTGAAACTGTTAATCGTATGGCAAGGCAATACAGTAGGTTGAACCAGCGGATGCCCTTAATATATGTCAAACTGTATACCTATCAG ATATGCAGGGCCCTTGCTTATATTCATAACTGCATTGGTATCTGCCATCGTGACATCAAACCTCAAAACTTACTT GTGAATCCACACACGCATCAGCTGAAATTATGTGATTTTGGAAGTGCAAAAGTGTTG GTAAAAGGAGAACCTAATGTTTCTTACATCTGTTCAAGATATTATCGTGCACCAGAACTCATATTTGGTGCCACAGAATATACCACTGCAATAGATATATGGTCCACAGGTTGTGTGATGGCTGAGTTGCTTCTTGGGCAG CCCTTGTTTCCTGGAGAGAGTGGAGTGGACCAGTTAGTTGAGATCATCAAG GTTTTAGGAACACCAACCAGGGAGGAGATAAAATGTATGAACCCAAACTACACAGAATTTAAATTTCCACAGATAAAGCCTCATCCATGGCACAAG GTTTTCCAGAAGCATTTACCTCCAGAAGCAGTGGATTTGGTTTGCAGATTTTTTCAGTATTCACCTAATCTGCGATGCACTGCA TTGGAAGCTTGTATCCACCCTTTTTTTGATGAACTGAGAGACCCTAATACCCGCCTACCAAACGGCCGTCCTCTTCCTCCGCTCTTCAATTTTAAGGCACCTG AGCTTGCGGGAATCCCTGCTGAGATCCTCCGACGGCTTATTCCAGACCATGCTCGTAAGCAGAACTCATTTATGGCTTTGCATGCCTAG